The proteins below come from a single Flavobacterium lindanitolerans genomic window:
- a CDS encoding curli production assembly/transport component CsgF yields MKPLATAIIILLAYAANAQDLVYKPRNPNFGGDTFNYQWLLSSAEAQNKLKDNTVTTKTKTELESFTENLNSQLLNLVSRSLFTQQFGNNGISEGSYTFGSLSVEIFPSENGLTVTILDTNTGEQTQVIIPKS; encoded by the coding sequence ATGAAACCTCTAGCAACTGCAATTATCATTTTGCTGGCCTATGCAGCAAATGCTCAGGATCTGGTCTACAAGCCCAGAAACCCAAATTTTGGAGGAGATACTTTTAACTACCAGTGGCTTCTGAGTTCAGCCGAAGCCCAAAACAAACTAAAAGATAATACGGTCACGACCAAAACAAAAACCGAACTGGAGAGTTTTACTGAAAACCTGAACTCACAATTGCTGAATTTGGTTTCCAGATCCCTGTTCACACAACAATTTGGAAATAACGGAATTTCAGAAGGGAGCTACACTTTTGGCAGCCTGTCTGTTGAAATTTTTCCGTCAGAAAACGGATTGACCGTAACTATCCTGGATACAAATACAGGAGAACAAACACAAGTTATCATCCCAAAATCATAA
- a CDS encoding glutamine synthetase III, whose protein sequence is MSTFRFQALAQTAGRKPVKFEELEKKSAIFGSNVFNDKAMRQFLTQDAYQGVKDAIQHGKKIDRKLADYIALGMKEWALSKGVTHYTHWFQPLTGTTAEKHDAFFETSFDGSDPVEKFGGGQLVQQEPDASSFPNGGIRNTFEARGYTAWDPTSPAFIFGTTLCIPTVFISYTGEALDYKTPLLRALHSIDEAAASVCRYFDKNVKKVTATLGWEQEYFLIDSALANSRPDILMTGRTLLGHTSAKGQQLDDHYFGSIPTRVLSYMRELEYECMLLGIPVKTRHNEVAPNQFELAPIFEETNLAVDHNSLLMDVMQKVAERHDFKVLFHEKPFKGVNGSGKHNNWSLATDTGVNLLGPGKTPMSNLQFLTFFINTIKAVQTYEELMRASIATASNDHRLGANEAPPAIISVFIGQQLTKVLEELEGVSNGKLSPEEKTDLKLNVVGKIPDVLLDNTDRNRTSPFAFTGNKFEFRAVGSTANCANAMTTLNSIVAKQLIDFKKEVDALIEGKDMKKDDAIFNVLREYIKETKNILFEGDGYSDAWQKEAAKRGLSNHKTTPEALKAKVSKKAIELFGELGVMNHVEVEARYEIEMEEYTKKIQIEGRVLGDIARNHVVPTAIRYQNLLIENVRGLKDIFGKEYETIAKEQIALIKEISGHIEAINTKVEEMTQERKKANNLSDTEKMAFAYCNKVKPYFEIIRKHCDKLELLVDDEIWTLTKYRELLFTK, encoded by the coding sequence ATGTCGACATTTCGTTTTCAAGCATTAGCGCAGACAGCCGGAAGAAAGCCTGTCAAATTTGAGGAATTGGAGAAAAAATCTGCAATTTTTGGTAGCAATGTATTTAATGACAAGGCAATGCGCCAGTTCCTGACGCAGGATGCTTATCAGGGTGTAAAAGATGCAATACAGCATGGAAAGAAAATCGATAGAAAATTAGCAGACTATATTGCTCTTGGAATGAAAGAATGGGCGTTGTCAAAAGGAGTAACACATTATACGCACTGGTTTCAGCCTTTAACAGGGACAACGGCAGAGAAGCATGATGCTTTTTTTGAAACTTCATTCGATGGCAGCGACCCGGTAGAAAAATTTGGAGGAGGACAATTGGTTCAGCAGGAACCGGATGCTTCGAGTTTTCCTAACGGAGGAATCAGAAACACATTTGAAGCAAGAGGATATACGGCCTGGGATCCTACATCGCCTGCTTTTATTTTTGGTACAACATTATGTATTCCTACTGTTTTTATTTCCTATACGGGTGAAGCATTGGATTATAAAACACCTTTATTAAGAGCGTTACACTCTATTGACGAAGCAGCAGCATCGGTTTGCCGTTATTTTGATAAGAATGTAAAAAAGGTAACCGCTACCTTAGGCTGGGAACAGGAATACTTCCTGATTGACTCTGCATTGGCAAACTCAAGACCGGACATATTAATGACGGGAAGAACCTTATTAGGACATACTTCTGCAAAAGGACAACAGCTTGATGACCACTATTTCGGTTCCATCCCAACAAGAGTACTTTCTTATATGAGAGAGTTGGAATACGAATGTATGCTTTTGGGAATTCCGGTAAAAACCCGTCACAACGAAGTAGCACCAAATCAGTTCGAATTGGCTCCTATTTTTGAAGAAACAAACCTTGCGGTTGACCATAACTCTTTATTAATGGATGTGATGCAGAAAGTAGCAGAACGCCATGATTTCAAAGTGCTGTTCCATGAAAAACCATTCAAAGGAGTTAACGGTTCCGGAAAACACAATAACTGGTCTTTGGCAACAGATACCGGAGTGAATTTGCTTGGTCCTGGAAAAACGCCAATGAGCAACCTTCAGTTCCTGACTTTCTTTATCAATACGATTAAGGCAGTACAGACTTATGAAGAACTAATGCGTGCTTCTATCGCTACAGCCAGCAATGACCACCGTTTAGGAGCTAACGAAGCGCCTCCGGCAATTATTTCTGTCTTTATCGGACAACAACTTACCAAAGTTTTGGAAGAATTGGAAGGCGTATCAAACGGAAAATTATCTCCTGAAGAAAAAACAGACCTTAAATTAAATGTAGTAGGAAAAATTCCGGATGTATTGCTTGACAATACAGACAGAAACAGAACTTCTCCGTTTGCATTTACAGGAAATAAATTCGAGTTCAGGGCTGTAGGTTCAACTGCAAACTGTGCCAATGCTATGACTACACTAAACTCTATCGTAGCAAAACAGCTTATCGATTTCAAGAAAGAAGTTGATGCCTTGATTGAAGGGAAGGACATGAAGAAAGACGATGCTATCTTCAATGTTTTGAGAGAATACATCAAAGAAACAAAAAACATCCTTTTTGAAGGCGACGGTTATAGCGATGCCTGGCAGAAAGAAGCGGCTAAAAGAGGATTGAGCAACCATAAAACGACTCCTGAGGCTTTAAAAGCAAAAGTTTCTAAAAAAGCTATCGAATTGTTTGGCGAATTAGGAGTAATGAACCATGTGGAAGTAGAGGCTCGCTATGAAATCGAAATGGAAGAATATACTAAGAAAATCCAGATTGAAGGAAGAGTTCTTGGAGATATTGCCAGAAATCACGTGGTGCCAACGGCAATCCGTTACCAAAACCTTTTGATTGAAAATGTAAGAGGTTTGAAAGACATCTTTGGTAAAGAATATGAAACCATCGCAAAAGAACAGATTGCATTAATCAAAGAAATTTCCGGACACATCGAAGCAATCAATACTAAGGTAGAAGAAATGACTCAGGAACGTAAAAAAGCCAATAACCTTTCTGATACAGAAAAAATGGCTTTTGCCTACTGCAACAAGGTGAAGCCTTATTTTGAAATTATCAGAAAGCACTGCGACAAGCTGGAGCTTTTGGTAGATGATGAAATCTGGACATTAACCAAATACAGAGAATTATTATTTACAAAATAA
- a CDS encoding OmpA family protein, translating to MKNTALYIFFLFFSLVAQAQEEFSVYFDSNKYELKKQENERLQNFINTNKEVKIVAINGYTDEDGTTAFNDTLAQKRVDFIYGVINGKLKIRDDFKTRSFGERHRQSKIKSENRKVTIYFLLAKDLPRENEILGIKEEPVVKKQREMPKYPQKMTLQNPNGTTSELVFDVAFMEKLTVAKPGEKIKLENLNFQLNTFAITNDSRPKMYELLEVMKRNPQMKIQIQGHICCMQNDKQDLSTKRAKAIARFLEMNGIDKDRVTYKGFGVTEPLFAIPEKSEEERAANRRVEIEIIEN from the coding sequence ATGAAAAATACGGCTCTATATATCTTTTTTTTATTTTTTTCGTTAGTAGCACAGGCACAGGAAGAATTTTCAGTCTATTTTGACAGTAATAAATATGAACTCAAAAAACAGGAAAACGAAAGGCTGCAAAATTTTATCAATACCAATAAAGAGGTCAAAATTGTAGCAATCAATGGTTATACTGATGAAGACGGAACCACAGCTTTTAACGACACGCTTGCGCAAAAAAGAGTCGATTTTATTTATGGCGTAATAAACGGAAAACTTAAAATCAGGGATGATTTCAAGACCAGAAGCTTTGGAGAAAGACACAGGCAATCAAAAATAAAATCCGAAAACAGAAAGGTTACCATTTATTTCCTTTTGGCTAAAGACCTGCCACGAGAAAACGAAATTCTTGGAATTAAGGAAGAACCCGTGGTGAAAAAACAGAGGGAAATGCCTAAATATCCGCAAAAGATGACCCTACAGAATCCTAATGGCACTACCAGTGAATTGGTTTTTGATGTTGCCTTTATGGAAAAACTGACGGTTGCAAAACCCGGCGAAAAAATAAAACTGGAGAACCTTAATTTTCAGTTGAACACATTTGCTATTACTAATGACTCAAGACCCAAAATGTATGAATTGCTGGAAGTCATGAAAAGAAATCCGCAGATGAAAATACAGATTCAGGGGCATATTTGCTGTATGCAAAACGACAAACAGGACCTTTCGACCAAAAGAGCCAAAGCCATTGCCAGATTCTTGGAAATGAACGGAATTGATAAAGATAGGGTGACCTATAAAGGATTTGGAGTAACCGAACCGCTTTTTGCCATTCCGGAAAAAAGTGAGGAAGAAAGGGCTGCAAACCGACGTGTTGAAATTGAAATCATAGAGAATTAG
- a CDS encoding curli production assembly/transport protein CsgE: MPKYLSYSFFMLMLFAPAAYSQLTNSQVKAKIHLEEIEGNIKITGTAENLTDIVQSLSYKLSVIRKNKINSNQSNNAQEGLFTLDPNETKKLSSTQINVNENDEVIVMLLFYDSDKKLVGKDRIVIGEEKKDEGIVPVDGFELSGIVTDDTKTKAGKDFYDLYFFKYSDLKINSKKIVTITEELSFARNTKITISIDTNPIYEFLVNPDEEFLSLVAEDAVNVTSAYLKNLEKQNRYLTQY, from the coding sequence ATGCCAAAATATCTTTCCTATAGTTTTTTCATGCTGATGCTTTTTGCTCCTGCCGCCTATTCGCAACTGACGAACAGCCAGGTCAAGGCAAAAATACACCTGGAAGAAATTGAAGGAAATATAAAGATTACCGGTACTGCGGAAAATTTAACCGATATCGTTCAAAGCCTATCGTATAAATTATCAGTAATAAGAAAGAATAAGATAAACAGCAATCAATCCAATAATGCTCAGGAAGGGCTTTTTACTTTAGATCCGAACGAGACAAAAAAGCTGTCATCAACCCAAATCAATGTCAATGAGAATGATGAAGTTATTGTCATGCTCCTTTTTTATGATAGTGATAAAAAACTGGTGGGAAAAGACAGGATTGTCATTGGTGAAGAAAAAAAGGATGAAGGAATAGTTCCTGTAGACGGTTTTGAATTGTCCGGGATAGTAACCGATGATACCAAAACCAAAGCAGGTAAAGATTTTTATGACTTATATTTTTTTAAGTATAGCGATCTGAAAATCAATTCCAAAAAGATTGTTACCATAACTGAAGAATTGAGTTTTGCCAGAAATACAAAAATTACGATCAGCATAGATACTAATCCCATTTATGAGTTTTTAGTAAATCCCGATGAAGAATTTTTAAGTCTCGTAGCCGAAGATGCTGTAAATGTTACTTCTGCTTATCTGAAAAATCTGGAAAAGCAAAACCGATATCTCACTCAGTATTAA
- a CDS encoding carboxypeptidase regulatory-like domain-containing protein: MKNILIKSGFVLLLLLLSCSEEKVDGEDFGTVTGRVVVANTFEPLANAKVFSNPTSSIVFTDEDGRFTVPKVVVGQYSFQAQKDGYLTKFEAANVVNNSTTEIVFELSVSTSGNRPPIAPTLTLPADNAVNQNRQVVLTWTATDPEQDSLTYEVILRNDATDDVVVYSDISTPTFTLQNLAFGTKYFWQVSASDGVNAPVMSTVRTFTTTSFPDTRFLFVKKLSENNVIYAGDNSGNQIQLTSSETNSWRPRKNNQSNKIAFIRSNGAQNHIYIMNPDGSGVFKVTNSVPVAGFNPEFINFSWNTSGSQIIYPSFDKLYRINSNGSGLTEIFHTPNGKFISECDWSYDGSKIALKVNDASGYNAEIYVITSEGSITDLVISGVNGAVGSLNFSITGQKLLFTRDISGFENPDYRQLDTRIFQHTFSTNTTAEINTEKPAGTVDIDARYSPNEAEVIFVNTSNDFISARNIQKYLIGIVASRTTLFTNASMPDWE; this comes from the coding sequence ATGAAAAATATTCTTATAAAATCAGGATTTGTTCTTTTGCTTCTGCTGCTATCGTGCAGTGAGGAAAAAGTCGATGGAGAAGATTTCGGAACCGTTACAGGAAGAGTAGTCGTAGCCAATACGTTTGAGCCTTTGGCGAATGCAAAAGTTTTCTCCAATCCAACATCAAGTATTGTTTTTACAGATGAAGACGGAAGGTTTACAGTTCCTAAAGTTGTAGTAGGCCAATATTCTTTTCAGGCTCAAAAAGACGGCTATCTGACCAAGTTTGAAGCAGCAAATGTTGTGAACAATAGTACAACAGAAATCGTTTTTGAATTGTCTGTCTCCACGAGCGGCAACCGCCCGCCCATTGCTCCAACATTAACACTTCCGGCTGACAATGCGGTCAACCAGAACCGCCAGGTTGTTTTGACCTGGACGGCTACAGACCCTGAACAGGATTCGCTCACCTATGAAGTCATACTCAGAAACGATGCTACAGATGATGTGGTAGTTTATTCGGATATCAGTACGCCAACTTTTACTTTGCAAAATCTTGCTTTCGGAACCAAATATTTTTGGCAGGTTTCAGCTTCTGACGGAGTAAATGCTCCTGTTATGAGTACGGTACGAACATTCACGACAACTTCTTTTCCGGATACCCGTTTCCTCTTTGTCAAAAAGCTTAGCGAGAATAATGTTATATATGCAGGTGACAATTCCGGCAATCAGATACAACTGACGAGTTCAGAAACCAATAGCTGGAGACCCAGAAAAAACAACCAATCGAATAAAATAGCTTTTATCCGTTCCAACGGAGCCCAAAACCATATTTATATCATGAATCCGGATGGTTCGGGAGTATTCAAAGTGACAAATTCAGTGCCCGTTGCAGGATTTAATCCTGAGTTTATCAATTTTTCATGGAACACCAGCGGTAGTCAGATTATCTATCCGAGTTTTGACAAACTGTATAGGATAAACAGTAATGGGAGCGGGCTGACTGAAATCTTCCATACGCCAAATGGTAAATTTATTTCAGAATGTGATTGGAGTTATGATGGCTCAAAAATTGCCTTAAAGGTTAATGATGCCAGCGGTTATAATGCCGAAATATATGTGATTACGTCCGAAGGTAGCATTACAGACCTGGTTATTTCGGGAGTGAATGGAGCTGTTGGAAGTCTTAATTTTTCAATCACAGGACAAAAATTACTTTTTACCCGGGATATTTCCGGTTTTGAAAATCCGGACTACAGGCAATTGGATACGCGAATTTTCCAGCATACTTTCAGTACCAATACAACCGCAGAAATCAATACCGAAAAACCGGCCGGAACGGTAGACATTGATGCCAGATATTCGCCTAATGAAGCGGAAGTAATTTTTGTAAACACCTCAAATGATTTTATTAGTGCGAGGAATATACAGAAATACCTGATTGGCATAGTAGCCTCAAGGACCACGCTATTTACGAATGCCTCAATGCCGGATTGGGAGTAA
- a CDS encoding glycosyltransferase, which produces MKNLPHSSTLTDLNPEAPAFPSRANTLTDEELLPEILFITSYPPRECGIATYSQDLMKALNNQYVSSFSLTVCALENDHERHHYSDEEVKYTLNTSDPSSFKAIAATINSDPTIKVVVIQHEFGLFRDHESFNLFLTEIKKPLAVVFHTVLPRPDEAFKQKVQQILDRADSIIVMTKNSEAILLEDYTVVSEKISVIPHGTHLVPHNDKNALKAKYGVKGKKILSTFGLLSSGKSIETTLEALPNIVDKSPDVLFLIIGKTHPGVVVNEGESYRDSLKEKIKELKLENHVQFVNKYLPLEELLDYLQLTDIYLFTSKDPNQAVSGTFSYAMSCGCAIVSTPIPHAKEMLQNGSGLTFDFGNSKQLAEAVNQLIYDIGLRKNMILNGLHKIMHTAWENSAVAHAILFQKVSGGKIELHYRNPKLNLDHIKKMTTEFGILQFSKLNRPDPNSGYTLDDNARALIALCQDYKLTRDIEDLKYISIYLNFISFCLSEDGKFKNYVDIDHNFTPQNNSVNLEDSSGRAIWALGYLISLAPILPSNFTKKAETLFRKAMPQTEKMHSTRAMAFIIKGLYYFNRHIKDLDYKIYIEIFADRLVQMYKHESSENWKWFESYLTYANSVLPEALLCAYAVTDNEEYREIAKDSFDFLLGNTFSENQIKVISNKTWHFKGQEKHSYGEQPIDVAYTILALRKFHDIFKDEEYLNKMEIAFNWFLGNNHLKQIIYNPCTGGCFDGLEETNVNLNQGAESTLSYLMARLTIARYFGNPNTIYFRKKLKATKLLLLKS; this is translated from the coding sequence ATGAAAAACCTACCACACAGCTCAACATTAACTGATTTAAATCCAGAGGCTCCTGCCTTTCCTTCACGTGCTAATACACTTACGGACGAAGAGCTATTACCTGAAATTCTGTTTATCACTTCATATCCGCCAAGAGAATGTGGTATTGCTACCTATTCACAGGATCTGATGAAAGCACTGAACAATCAGTATGTAAGTTCATTTTCTTTGACTGTTTGCGCCCTGGAAAACGATCATGAAAGACATCACTATTCTGATGAGGAAGTAAAATATACTTTAAACACTTCAGATCCTTCTTCTTTTAAGGCCATTGCAGCAACAATCAACAGCGATCCTACTATTAAGGTTGTGGTAATTCAACATGAATTCGGGCTTTTCCGCGATCATGAAAGTTTTAATTTGTTTCTCACTGAAATCAAAAAACCTTTGGCTGTCGTATTTCACACGGTCTTACCAAGACCGGATGAGGCATTTAAACAAAAAGTACAGCAGATTCTTGACCGGGCAGATTCGATTATCGTAATGACCAAAAATTCTGAGGCTATACTTTTAGAAGATTATACGGTAGTTTCTGAAAAAATCTCTGTGATTCCACATGGTACCCATTTAGTACCCCACAATGATAAAAATGCATTAAAGGCTAAATACGGGGTTAAGGGTAAAAAAATACTTTCAACGTTTGGTTTATTAAGCTCCGGAAAAAGCATCGAAACTACTTTAGAAGCCTTGCCCAACATTGTTGACAAGAGCCCTGATGTCCTTTTCCTTATTATAGGAAAAACCCATCCGGGTGTCGTTGTTAATGAAGGTGAATCCTATCGCGATTCGCTTAAAGAAAAAATCAAAGAACTGAAACTTGAAAACCACGTTCAGTTTGTAAACAAATACCTTCCTCTGGAGGAATTGCTGGACTATCTTCAATTGACGGATATCTACCTTTTTACCTCGAAAGACCCAAATCAGGCTGTAAGCGGTACTTTTTCTTATGCCATGAGTTGCGGATGTGCCATTGTTTCTACTCCAATTCCCCATGCCAAAGAAATGCTTCAAAATGGCTCGGGACTTACTTTTGATTTTGGAAATTCCAAACAATTGGCCGAAGCCGTCAACCAGTTGATTTATGATATTGGTCTTCGAAAAAATATGATATTGAACGGACTTCACAAGATTATGCACACCGCATGGGAAAATTCTGCCGTTGCGCACGCTATCTTATTCCAAAAAGTATCCGGAGGAAAAATAGAACTGCATTACAGGAATCCTAAACTGAATCTGGACCATATCAAAAAGATGACGACTGAATTCGGAATATTGCAGTTTTCCAAACTCAACCGCCCGGATCCTAATTCCGGCTACACGCTGGATGATAACGCACGCGCGCTTATTGCCCTTTGTCAGGATTATAAACTGACCCGTGATATTGAAGATTTAAAATACATCAGTATTTATCTGAATTTTATTTCTTTTTGCCTGAGTGAAGATGGCAAATTCAAAAATTATGTGGATATCGACCATAATTTTACACCACAAAATAACAGCGTAAATCTGGAAGACAGTTCCGGTCGTGCTATATGGGCTTTGGGATATCTGATTTCACTGGCTCCTATACTGCCTTCAAATTTCACCAAAAAAGCAGAAACTTTATTCCGAAAAGCCATGCCGCAAACTGAAAAGATGCATTCTACAAGGGCGATGGCATTTATTATAAAAGGACTTTATTATTTCAACCGACATATTAAAGATCTTGATTATAAAATTTATATTGAAATATTTGCAGACAGGCTCGTACAGATGTATAAACACGAAAGTTCTGAAAACTGGAAATGGTTTGAAAGCTACCTGACCTATGCCAATAGCGTACTTCCGGAAGCGTTGCTTTGCGCTTATGCTGTAACCGATAATGAAGAATACCGCGAAATTGCTAAAGATTCTTTCGACTTCCTTTTAGGAAATACATTTTCGGAAAACCAAATCAAAGTTATCTCTAACAAAACCTGGCATTTTAAAGGGCAGGAAAAACACAGCTACGGGGAGCAGCCTATTGACGTGGCGTATACTATATTAGCACTCCGAAAATTCCATGATATTTTTAAAGATGAGGAATACCTCAACAAGATGGAAATAGCTTTCAACTGGTTTCTGGGTAATAACCACCTGAAACAGATTATCTATAATCCATGTACGGGGGGTTGTTTTGACGGACTGGAAGAAACCAATGTCAACCTGAATCAGGGAGCAGAATCAACCTTAAGCTATCTTATGGCAAGGCTGACCATTGCGCGCTATTTTGGAAATCCAAATACCATATACTTCCGCAAAAAATTAAAAGCAACCAAACTTTTACTTCTTAAGAGTTAA
- a CDS encoding CsgG/HfaB family protein: MQIRYYFAIVLMLLLSGCGAYYNQPLKIEKASLGEITSATTLLRELPKPKEPVVVGIYKFRDQTGQYKASDNGSTFSTAVTQGATSILIKALEDSKWFVPIERENIGNLLQERNLIRSTRQEYSKNPNSTEQLTPLLYAGVLLEGGIVSYDTNIITGGFGARYFGVGGSTKYRQDRVTIYLRMISTASGKILKSVYVSKTILSQAIDQSFFRYVKFKRLLEVETGYSTNEPVQMAVTEAIEKAVQSLVLEGIQDKIWEADASKEEVDSLISKYEMEKEVADATGIYGRYKTERRSRFAIELAGGATLIDGDYDKSLLRPMGRGALKYFFTPGFNLSGSTNVINLANKDRLDVGYLTFDLNAELILLPKEQLSPYVFGGVGFGANRLFENTHAKVQYGAGLEYLASKTIGIKVYAEHNLNFSDTIDYLERGVRDDYYFRFGLGLTYYFPRKNQKIYEKYIIEEAQNPLKQ; encoded by the coding sequence ATGCAGATCAGATATTACTTTGCGATAGTCCTGATGCTGTTGCTCTCCGGATGTGGCGCTTATTACAATCAGCCATTGAAGATTGAAAAAGCATCGTTGGGAGAAATCACCTCGGCAACAACACTTTTAAGGGAATTGCCAAAACCTAAAGAACCCGTGGTAGTTGGGATTTATAAATTTAGGGACCAAACAGGACAATATAAAGCTTCGGATAACGGAAGTACCTTCAGTACTGCCGTAACTCAGGGAGCGACCTCTATATTAATCAAGGCTTTGGAAGATTCCAAATGGTTTGTTCCGATTGAGCGCGAAAACATTGGAAATCTTTTGCAGGAAAGAAACCTGATTCGCTCTACGAGGCAGGAATATTCTAAAAATCCAAATTCAACAGAACAGCTAACGCCGCTTTTGTATGCAGGAGTTTTGTTAGAAGGAGGTATTGTTTCCTATGATACGAACATCATAACGGGAGGTTTCGGGGCAAGATATTTTGGAGTAGGAGGTTCTACAAAATACAGGCAGGACCGTGTGACCATTTACCTTAGGATGATTTCTACGGCAAGCGGAAAAATCCTGAAATCAGTATATGTTTCCAAGACTATTTTGTCGCAGGCCATTGACCAGAGCTTTTTCAGATATGTCAAATTTAAAAGATTGCTCGAAGTCGAAACAGGATATTCTACAAACGAACCTGTACAGATGGCTGTGACAGAAGCTATTGAAAAAGCAGTACAGTCTTTGGTACTGGAAGGAATTCAGGATAAAATTTGGGAAGCAGATGCCAGTAAAGAAGAAGTAGATTCGCTTATTTCAAAATATGAAATGGAAAAAGAAGTGGCAGATGCTACCGGAATCTACGGAAGATACAAAACAGAAAGAAGGTCACGGTTTGCGATAGAATTAGCGGGAGGAGCCACGCTTATTGATGGCGATTATGACAAATCATTACTTCGTCCGATGGGTCGTGGGGCATTGAAATATTTTTTCACTCCGGGTTTTAACCTTAGCGGTTCCACAAATGTTATTAACCTGGCAAACAAAGACCGTCTGGATGTAGGCTATCTGACTTTTGACCTGAATGCCGAACTGATTTTACTGCCTAAAGAACAACTGAGTCCGTATGTTTTTGGAGGTGTCGGATTTGGAGCCAACCGTCTTTTCGAAAATACGCATGCAAAAGTGCAATACGGTGCCGGACTGGAATATCTGGCTTCCAAAACAATCGGAATAAAAGTGTATGCCGAACACAATCTCAACTTTAGCGACACTATAGATTATTTGGAAAGAGGCGTGCGCGATGATTATTATTTCCGGTTTGGGTTAGGGCTGACATATTATTTCCCAAGAAAAAATCAGAAAATCTATGAGAAATACATCATTGAAGAAGCCCAAAATCCGCTGAAGCAATAA
- a CDS encoding OmpA family protein produces MKQKFTTTFLLLFSVLLYAQEQQFQVFFDFDISETNTASTTKLQEWISDNPTAEVEKIYGYCDSVGSLEYNDVLSVKRANYVLEKLKSSNIKISGKAEIKGFGKRLTQPGLASANRKAVVYYTIPAKKEEPVAKENLSEETKNLKTGDKFTLKNLNFYNRSGVIVPSSEPILKELLSVMVERPDLKIEIQGHICCQLGTDLENIATIRARAIYNFLIENGISKDRLQYKGFGSSRPIHQIPERNEQERNENRRVEIVILDSK; encoded by the coding sequence GTGAAGCAAAAATTTACCACAACTTTCCTCTTATTGTTTTCTGTACTCCTATATGCTCAGGAACAACAATTCCAAGTGTTTTTTGATTTTGATATTTCAGAAACGAATACCGCCTCAACGACCAAATTGCAAGAATGGATAAGTGATAATCCTACAGCAGAAGTTGAAAAAATTTATGGCTATTGCGACTCGGTTGGCAGTCTGGAGTATAATGATGTGCTTTCTGTAAAACGGGCTAATTATGTTTTGGAAAAACTTAAAAGTAGCAATATAAAAATAAGCGGGAAAGCTGAAATAAAAGGTTTTGGAAAACGGTTGACCCAGCCTGGTTTGGCATCAGCCAACCGTAAAGCAGTAGTTTATTATACTATTCCGGCTAAAAAAGAAGAGCCCGTTGCAAAAGAGAATCTTTCAGAAGAAACAAAAAACTTAAAAACCGGTGATAAGTTCACGCTAAAAAATCTTAATTTTTACAACCGTTCCGGAGTTATAGTGCCATCATCTGAACCTATATTAAAGGAATTGCTAAGTGTAATGGTTGAAAGACCCGATTTGAAAATAGAAATACAAGGGCATATATGCTGTCAGTTGGGAACAGATTTAGAAAACATCGCCACCATAAGGGCAAGGGCAATTTATAATTTCCTGATTGAAAACGGCATCAGTAAAGACAGGCTGCAATATAAAGGATTTGGCAGTTCAAGGCCCATTCACCAGATACCGGAAAGGAATGAGCAGGAGCGCAATGAAAACAGGAGAGTAGAGATTGTAATACTTGACAGTAAGTAG